From the genome of Plectropomus leopardus isolate mb chromosome 13, YSFRI_Pleo_2.0, whole genome shotgun sequence, one region includes:
- the si:ch211-266i6.3 gene encoding cytoskeleton-associated protein 2, with amino-acid sequence MENVAVPRRNHTNKKGNKENAQPAHGSKSLTKRDKTTVTPFQLTNKKEESLSVNCPLKAKAPTKSTSETLKKVKTLQKDGKMAATDVKQRQTHSQAFLTQQAARIQKIVAEAPKPQAALPSSKSAPGMYKGKIVQSKIGSIWKSTSSLGAADPKPSAPKTEGQRGGNVTKHRSKSVVDLTRHVAQKPVPTRSKSVSDRSAQVSKPAVTSRPPAGFHSARPAARTLPATQASTTSRNTKVAPIKRSETQNSKPKVTATEKKVNKPVSSAQSQYRFTVETAEERRAKLAEWLASKGKTFKRPAMTTAEPPKTKVSAKPDADLKPQSHTEPQPAAPCNPEPEPRLEAHEPEPATTHSHTPVLMNTTLDLLENSDADPPVEPQDSVDDIVVNLCEALEAMETPSRCDDVFQVTDLCNNVEMVHKKPKDECKDEEPKRETPEDVSEQPKVEQVKDKAEESDDQRVETDDEEVESDDDVGVIETTPQMENASVIKYSVKTTPYLQSVKKTIADEVGTSSSRRKSNIKDLKFLTPVRRSCRIQRKSARLPTMLVDHDPCVSSLAELVKLDDDPNAYIYRKNEALMEDLPDQPSL; translated from the exons ATGGAAAACGTCGCAGTTCCAAGACGAAACCACACCAATAAGAAA GGAAACAAGGAAAATGCTCAGCCTGCACATGGAAGCAAGTCCTTaaccaaaagagacaaaacgaCAGTTACTCCCTTCcaactgacaaacaaaaaagaggaaagcttGTCAGTAAACTGCCCTCTCAAAGCCAAGGCACCAACAAAGTCAACATCTGAAACCCTAAAGAAGGTTAAGACTTTGCAGAAAGACGGGAAAATGGCTGCTACTGACGTCAAACAACGTCAAACGCACAGCCAAGCCTTCCTCACCCAACAGGCTGCGAGGATTCAAAAAATAGTTGCAGAAGCTCCAAAGCCACAGGCTGCTTTGCCATCATCAAAATCCGCTCCGGGCATGTACAAAGGCAAGATTGTCCAGTCAAAAATCGGATCCATCTGGAAGTCAACTTCCTCCCTGGGTGCGGCAGATCCCAAGCCATCAGCACCCAAAACAGAAGGCCAGAGGGGCGGAAATGTGACAAAACACAGGTCCAAATCTGTTGTCGACTTAACTAGGCATGTAGCACAAAAACCTGTGCCAACAAGGTCAAAGTCAGTGTCGGATAGATCTGCTCAGGTGTCCAAGCCTGCTGTCACCAGCCGCCCTCCTGCTGGGTTCCACTCTGCTCGCCCTGCCGCCAGAACCCTCCCAGCAACACAAGCCAGTACCACCTCCAGAAACACTAAAGTGGCTCCAATCAAGAGAAGCGAGACGCAAAACTCAAAACCAAAGGTTACAGCGACGGAAAAGAAGGTCAACAAACCAGTTTCAAGTGCTCAGAGTCAGTACAGATTCACAGTGGAGACTGCAGAGGAAAGAAG AGCGAAACTGGCCGAGTGGCTAGCCTCCAAGGGCAAGACGTTCAAGAGACCAGCCATGACAACAGCAGAACCGCCTAAAACCAAAGTCTCTGCAAAACCTGACGCTGATCTCAAACCCCAGTCTCACACGGAGCCTCAGCCGGCTGCACCGTGCAACCCTGAACCCGAACCCAGACTGGAAGCACACGAGCCAGAACCTGCAACTACACACAGCCACACTCCAGTACTCATGAACACCACTCTGGACCTGCTCGAAAACTCTGATGCAGATCCGCCTGTTGAACCACAGGACAGCGTGGATGAT ATTGTTGTGAACCTGTGTGAAGCTCTGGAGGCCATGGAGACGCCCTCTAGATGCGACGATG TTTTCCAGGTGACAGATTTGTGCAATAATGTTGAAATGGTGCACAAGAAACCAAAGGATGAATGTAAAGACGAGGAGCCGAAGAGGGAAACACCTGAGGATGTCAGCGAGCAGCCGAAGGTCGAACAAGTGAAGGACAAAGCAGAAGAAAGTGATGACCAGAGAGTGGAGACGGATGATGAAGAAGTGgaaagtgatgatgatgtggGTGTCATAGAGACCACGCCACAGATGGAGAACGCCTCAGTGATAAAGTACAGCGTGAAGACCACTCCGTACCTGCAGAG TGTGAAGAAGACAATCGCAGATGAGGTCGGCACAAGTTCATCCAGGAGAAAGAGCAACATCAAAGACCTGAAGTTTCTGACCCCGGTGCGCCGTTCATGCCGCATCCAGCGCAAATCCGCCCGCCTGCCGACGATGCTGGTGGATCACGATCCCTGCGTGTCGTCACTGGCTGAGCTGGTGAAGCTGGACGACGATCCCAACGCCTACATCTACAGGAAAAACGAGGCACTCATGGAAGATCTGCCAGACCAGCCCAGCCTGTGA
- the thap12a gene encoding THAP domain containing 12a: MQNQCAVPYCTNGKSDPQPLFRFPLDPERSKKWAEKCQREDLIDKSPDVLFRYYRVCGKHFQTSSVDSDAQSTVLKDDAIPTIFDAPSQPQNGQGKRSKEMTKDDEVSAKGRKKIKKSANEDVETPPEEQEYKEYLKSLFEVLVLLGEQSIPLTGPGDSKQEGLVSRNFQTLLEYRMNCGDEALKKRYDANKEFCSSARLSRLIEVCESCIRDKVMEEVKQNGCFSLLTDDVVKISGEWYLPVFLRYVDQSNFQRERFVGFLSFEGDGDALAEKMLSEMTDKWGLDMGQCRGQAHSCCGTHFHKIKRFAAKLMETNPAAVLTLRSTRTLNLSLANSLALSGVQLVMSTFKKIDSFFSQSPLLQLELEHAIAIFYPDREEKAKELKAICGTSWTKRHDAFEVAVEILEAMLLCVDSVHDNEDMRWNDQVTNNALEISKALADFEFVMSLVVLKNVLSLTQAFGKNVQGKAADVHFAANSLKAVLLSLKEVQDNIDVYHEFWNDEAVNLATAMEISVRVPRSFLRKQQSEPGDIRPENYYKEHLTVPMVKHVIREINELFCEDHLKALRCLVLLPIVIEQHKSTEPDEENVQVFKNDIHNAASLSAELHCWWVKWSKRGRGETLPSDLRETLQLPDVKFFPNMLTVLRRIGLLPTLALEDSCDVAYKRFQTYMENTAEKFRSKSLALLNMNHDVGYDLDSLVDVYMKTYPDREDVS; encoded by the exons atgcaGAATCAGTGCGCTGTGCCGTACTGCACTAATGGCAAATCCGACCCGCAGCCCCTCTTCAGGTTTCCGCTTGATCCAGAAAG GTCAAAGAAGTGGGCTGAAAAATGCCAGAGGGAAGATCTCATAGACAAATCACCAGACGTGCTGTTCAGATACTACAGAGTGTGTGGAAAACATTTCCAAACTTCCTCAGTTGATAGT GACGCTCAGAGCACAGTGCTGAAGGATGATGCCATACCAACTATCTTTGATGCACCAAGCCAACCTCAAAATGGGCAAGGAAAGCGCAGTAAAGAGATG ACCAAAGATGATGAAGTGAGCGCTAAGGGGAGAAAAA AAATCAAAAAGTCAGCAAACGAAGATGTTGAGACACCCCCAGAGGAGCAGGAATACAAAGAGTATCTGAAGTCATTATTTGAAGTCCTTGTGCTGTTGGGAGAGCAAAGCATTCCTCTCACGGGGCCCGGTGATAGTAAACAGGAAGGCCTCGTATCCAGAAACTTTCAGACACTTTTGGAATACCGCATGAATTGTGGCGATGAAGCCCTGAAGAAGAGGTACGATGCGAACAAGGAGTTCTGCTCCTCAGCTCGGCTCAGTCGGCTGATTGAGGTGTGCGAGAGTTGCATCCGTGAtaaggtgatggaggaggtcaAACAAAACGGCTGTTTTTCGTTACTCACCGATGATGTGGTGAAGATCTCGGGCGAGTGGTACCTCCCCGTCTTTCTCCGTTACGTGGACCAGTCCAACTTCCAGCGGGAGAGGTTTGTTGGGTTCCTGTCCTTTGAAGGAGACGGAGACGCCTTAGCAGAGAAGATGCTGTCCGAAATGACTGACAAATGGGGCTTGGATATGGGACAGTGTAGAGGTCAAGCGCACTCCTGCTGCGGgacacattttcataaaataaaaagatttgcTGCCAAGTTGATGGAGACGAATCCAGCGGCAGTGCTCACGCTGAGATCCACTCGTACACTGAACCTGTCACTGGCAAACAGCTTGGCTCTGTCAGGGGTCCAGCTCGTTATGTCTACTTTTAAGAAGATCGACTCGTTCTTCAGTCAgtctcctctgctgcagttGGAGTTGGAGCACGCCATTGCGATTTTCTACccggacagagaggagaaggcCAAGGAGCTGAAGGCGATCTGCGGGACCAGCTGGACCAAGCGTCATGATGCGTTTGAGGTGGCGGTGGAAATCCTCGAGGCGATGCTGCTCTGCGTGGACAGCGTTCACGACAACGAGGACATGAGGTGGAACGATCAAGTCACAAACAACGCCTTGGAGATTTCTAAAGCGCTTGCTGATTTTGAGTTCGTCATGTCGCTGGTCGTGCTGAAAAACGTGCTGTCGCTCACGCAGGCGTTCGGGAAGAACGTGCAAGGGAAAGCAGCGGATGTTCACTTTGCTGCAAACAGTTTAAAAGCCGTGCTGCTCTCCCTGAAGGAAGTGCAGGACAACATCGACGTGTATCACGAGTTCTGGAACGATGAGGCTGTTAACTTGGCCACTGCGATGGAGATCTCAGTCAGGGTTCCTCGGTCATTCTTAAGAAAGCAGCAGTCCGAACCTGGAGACATTCGGCCGGAGAATTACTACAAGGAGCACCTTACCGTTCCCATGGTGAAACACGTCATTAGAGAAATAAATGAACTCTTCTGCGAGGACCATCTGAAGGCTCTGAGATGTCTGGTGCTGCTCCCCATTGTCATCGAGCAACACAAGTCCACTGAGCCCGATGAAGAGAACGTGCAAGTGTTTAAAAACGACATCCACAACGCGGCGTCTCTCTCCGCCGAGCTGCACTGCTGGTGGGTTAAATGGAGCAAAAGAGGCAGAGGCGAGACTTTGCCCTCCGACCTCCGCGAAACACTGCAGCTGCCCGACGTGAAGTTCTTCCCGAACATGCTCACAGTCCTGAGACGGATCGGCCTCCTGCCCACTTTGGCTCTGGAGGACAGCTGTGATGTGGCGTACAAGCGCTTCCAGACGTACATGGAGAACACGGCCGAGAAATTCAGATCGAAAAGTCTCGCTCTTTTGAACATGAACCATGATGTTGGGTATGATCTGGATTCACTGGTGGACGTCTACATGAAGACATACCCTGACAGGGAAGACGTGTCTTAG